In Geothrix edaphica, the genomic stretch GGCCTGGAGCCGGTCCGTGAGCGGGTAGAGCGTGCCCGAGGAAAACCGCTTCGAGGGCGCGGGCGCCAGGTCCCGGTCCGCCATCCAGCGCTGCAGCATGAGCCGCCCCAGGTTATGGCGCGTGTCCTGGTACTCGGGGCCGGGGTTGCCGAGGGGAACGAGGGTCCACATGGTCTGAAGCTATCAGCTGTCGGCTGTCAGCTCTCGGGAAAGGCAGCGGGCGCCGCGTGGCGCCCGCTTGCGGCGTGCCGGAAGGGTAATCAGTGCTGGTGATGGGGCTCGGGCTTGGCGGGGGCTTCCGCTTCGGCGCCTTCGGCGTGGGCGCCGCCGCCAGCCGCGGCGCGGTAGACGCCGTCCACGTAGTGGAGGAAGTCCACGTAGGCGGCCACGGCCTTCCGGCCGGCGGCGGGATCGGAGGGCGCCTGGCTGCGGGCGGCGCGGGCCTGCTTGAAGCGGGCCTCGAGGCCCGGCTTGAGGACGCCGTGCATGAGCTCGAACACGGGCTTCAGGTCGCCGGAGGCCAGGGCCTTGTCTGCGGCGGGGATGGCCGGGCCGAAGTCCATGCCGGCGGGCTTGAGGCCCGTGTAGGGGGCGCCTTCGCCAGCGCGGTGGATCCGCACCAGCGTCTCGAAGAAGTAGGCCTCGGCCAGCTCTTGGGCCTCGGGGCCCAGGGCGCCGACCTTGAGGGTGCGGGCGAAGGCGGCGCGGATCTGGGCCTCGTCCTCCGCCTTCACCCAGGCGAGGATCGGGTTCACGTCGCCCTTGGCCAGGGCCTGCTTGGCGGCGATGACGACGGGACCATCGAGGGCGTCGCAGTGGGCGCCGAGGGGCAGGGCGGCCAGGCTGGCCAGCACGGCCGTCAGCAGGATGGGGAAGAGAGGCTTTCGCATGGGAACTCCGATAGGTACCGCCGGTTCAGCGGGCGGGAGGGGGTTGAAGGATGGTGCGGAGGGTGGCGCAGGTGTCGGCGGCATCGCCCGCGCGGCCATGCCCTGCGGCCTGGGAGTAGACGAGGTGCATGAGCATGCCGAAGACCACCGCCAGCAGGGCTTGCGGCGGCAGGTCGGTGCGGACGGTGCCTTCCCGTTGGGCCTCCGTGAGCGCCTCCAAGAGGAAGGCCTGGGTCCGGGTGACCACCGATCGCAGGCGTGCAGCGGCGATGTCCGGCAGCGCCAACGTGAACTGCTCGGAGAACATCAACCGCCCGATGCCCCGGGATCCGCCCACCATGTCCGCGCGGGCCTGGAGCAAGGCCAGGATGCGCTCCAGAGGGGGGGCCGTTGTGGGCGGGAACGTGGTGAGGATCCTTTCCTCCACCCGCAGCACCACCGCCTCCAGGATCTCCTCGCGGTTCGCGAAGTGGCGGAACGGGGCGCCGCTGCTGACGCCCAGCTCGCCGGCCAGGGCGCTGGTGGTCAGGGCGGCGATGCCCCGGGTCTCGATGATCCGGAGTGCAGCCTCCGCAATTTCGGCGCGCTTGGAGGTGAGTTCCAGGGCAGGTCGGGTCATGCGTTAATTGTAAGTAAGCACTTACTTTTGTCAAGGGCCAAAAAAACGGGCACCGCATGGCGCCCGTTTTTGCTGACAGCCGGGAAGCTACTTCTTGTCTTCCTTCTTGCCCTTCTTGGCCACTTCGGGTTCGGCGGCAGCGGGGGCAGCGGCGGCGACCTCTTCCTCGGCAGCCTTGCCGCGGACGGAGCAGACCGTCTGGTGGGCATCGCCGATGAAGACGACGTTGGGCATGAGGGTGATCTGCTCGAAGCGGATGCTGTCACCCACGGCCAGATTGGTCACGTCCACGTCGATGTGGGCGGGGATGATGCTGGGCAGGCACTCGAGCTCGATCTCGCGGTGGGCGAAGTCGAGGACGCCGCCCATGCTCTTCACGCCGATGGAGGTGCCGATGAGGCGCACGGGCACCTTCACGCGCACCTTGTGGGTCATGTCCACGCGCATGAAGTCCACGTGGCGCAGGCGGCCGGTGATGGGATCGCGCTGCAGGTCCTTGATGATGACGTGGCGCTTGATGTCCGTGCCCTCGCGCTGGAGGAACATCACGGAGTTCATGCCGGCGTCGCTGGCCAGCACGCGGGCCACGGCCTTGGGGCTGATGGCGATGGCGATGGGGGCCTCGTTCAGGCCGTAGACCACGGCCGGGATCATGCCGCCCTTCTTGAGGTCGCGGATGGCGGCCTTGCCGAAGGTCTCACGCTTGGGGACGATCAGGACTTCCTGGGACATGTCTTTCCTCCTACCTGGCGGCGGGCTGCCGCCCTCTCGTTGGGATGGGTCCGGGCGGACCGGTCGGCGTCTCCCCATGGAGGGCCGAACCATCGATTCTGCCTGAAAAAGGCCCGGAACCAAAGAGGGATCTTCCCGGCGGCCCATCCCGGGCCGGGATTATCCTGCTTCCATGTTCCATCCCATCCCCCGTCCCGAGGAACTGCTCAACCGCGAGCTGAGCTGGCTGGACTTCAACGCGCGGGTGATGGAGGAGGCCGAGGACCCCACCGTGCCCCTGCTGGAGCGCGTCAAGTTCCTCAGCATCGTCTCCAGCAACTGGGATGAGTTCTTCATGGTGCGGGTGGCCGGCATCTGGCGGCAGATCGACGCGGGCATCAGCCAGCCGGGCCCGGACGGGCTCACGCCCCGCCAGCTCCTGGAGCGGGTGGCCTCGCGGATCCATGCCTATTCCGCCCGGCAGCACGAGCTCTTCCACGCCATCCTCGAGCCCCAGCTGGAGGCCGCGGGCATCCGCATCCTGGATCCCAGGGCCATGGATCGGCAGCAGGAGGCGTTCGTCCTGGACTACTTCGAGCGCAGCCTCCTGCCCCTCATCACGCCCCTGGCCGTGGACACGGGGCACCCCTTCCCCCGCCTGGGCAACCGGGCGCTGGTGCTGGTGGTGGAGCTGGAACCGGACGAAGACCTGCTGGACGGGGACCTGCCCGCCTCGGAGCTCTCCTTCATCCACGTCCCCACGGGGCTGGCTTCGCGGTTCCTGCGGGTGCCCTCGGCGCCCGGGGCCCACAGCTTCGTGATGCTCGAGGATGTGGTGCGGCACCACCTGTCCCGCCTCTTCCTGGGCTACACGGTGAAGAGCTGCCATGCCATCCGGGTGACGCGCGATTCGGATCTGCCGGTGGAGGAGGACCCCTCCGAGGACCTGCTCAAGACCGTGGAGGAGAGCCTCCGCGACCGCCGCCGCGGGGCCGTGGTCCGCCTCCAGTACGAGCACGGCCTGTCGGCCAAGGTGCTGGATCTGCTCATCGAGGAGATGGAGCTGAGTCCCGAGGATCTCTATCCGAGCCTCGGGCTGACGGCCTTCTCGGACCTGATGCAGCTCTGCGGCCAGCTGGACCTGCCCCACCTCAAGGACACGCCCCTGCCGCCCCTGCCCGTGCCCCAGCTCGACCAGTCCGGCAGCATCTTCGACGCCATCTCCCGGAACGACATCCTGCTGCACCACCCGTACCAGAGCTTCGACGACAGCGTGGTGCGGTTCGTGCGCGAGGCCGCGGAAGATCCCAAGGTCCTGGCCATCAAGATGACCCTCTATCGGGTGACGGCAAGCAGCCCCGTGGCGGCGGCCCTGGAGCGCGCGGCGGAGCGCGGCAAGCAGGTGGCCGCCATCGTGGAGCTGCGGGCGCGCTTCGACGAGGCCGCCAACATCGCCTGGGCCCGGCGCCTGGAGAAGACCGGCGTGCATGTGGTCTACGGCCTGCCCAACCACAAGATCCACTGCAAGGCCTGTCTCGTGGTGCGGCAGGAGGCGGGCGGCATCAAGCGCTACTGCCACCTGGGCACGGGCAACTACAACGAGCGCACCAGCCGGCTCTATTCGGACCTGGGCCTGCTGACGGCCCGGCCAGAGTTCGGCGAGGACCTCTCGAACCTGTTCAACATGCTCACGGGCTACACGCGTCCGCCCCGGTTCCACCAGATCCTGCTGGCCCCCCAGTACCTGAAGAAGGCCCTCAAGGCCCGCATCCAGCGGGAGATCGGCCATGCCCAGAAGGGCCGGCCCGCCCGCATGGTGCTCAAGATGAACGCCCTGGTGGATCCCCAGCTCATCCAGCTGCTCTACGAGGCGAGCCGGGAGGGCGTGAGGGTGGATCTCATCGTGCGGGGCACCTGCTGCCTGCGCCCCGGCGCGCCGGGTCTGTCGGAGAACATCCGGGCCCTGTCCATCCTGGACCGCTTCCTGGAGCATGCCCGCATCTACCACTTCGCCAATGACGGCGAGCCGGAGACGCTGCTCTCCAGCGCCGACCTCATGCCCCGCAACCTCGACCGCCGGGTGGAGCTGGCCTTCCCCCTGGTGGATCCCCTGCTGGCGGCCCAGGTGATGGAGATGGTCGAGCTCCAGCTGCACGACACCC encodes the following:
- a CDS encoding 50S ribosomal protein L25, producing the protein MSQEVLIVPKRETFGKAAIRDLKKGGMIPAVVYGLNEAPIAIAISPKAVARVLASDAGMNSVMFLQREGTDIKRHVIIKDLQRDPITGRLRHVDFMRVDMTHKVRVKVPVRLIGTSIGVKSMGGVLDFAHREIELECLPSIIPAHIDVDVTNLAVGDSIRFEQITLMPNVVFIGDAHQTVCSVRGKAAEEEVAAAAPAAAEPEVAKKGKKEDKK
- the ppk1 gene encoding polyphosphate kinase 1 is translated as MFHPIPRPEELLNRELSWLDFNARVMEEAEDPTVPLLERVKFLSIVSSNWDEFFMVRVAGIWRQIDAGISQPGPDGLTPRQLLERVASRIHAYSARQHELFHAILEPQLEAAGIRILDPRAMDRQQEAFVLDYFERSLLPLITPLAVDTGHPFPRLGNRALVLVVELEPDEDLLDGDLPASELSFIHVPTGLASRFLRVPSAPGAHSFVMLEDVVRHHLSRLFLGYTVKSCHAIRVTRDSDLPVEEDPSEDLLKTVEESLRDRRRGAVVRLQYEHGLSAKVLDLLIEEMELSPEDLYPSLGLTAFSDLMQLCGQLDLPHLKDTPLPPLPVPQLDQSGSIFDAISRNDILLHHPYQSFDDSVVRFVREAAEDPKVLAIKMTLYRVTASSPVAAALERAAERGKQVAAIVELRARFDEAANIAWARRLEKTGVHVVYGLPNHKIHCKACLVVRQEAGGIKRYCHLGTGNYNERTSRLYSDLGLLTARPEFGEDLSNLFNMLTGYTRPPRFHQILLAPQYLKKALKARIQREIGHAQKGRPARMVLKMNALVDPQLIQLLYEASREGVRVDLIVRGTCCLRPGAPGLSENIRALSILDRFLEHARIYHFANDGEPETLLSSADLMPRNLDRRVELAFPLVDPLLAAQVMEMVELQLHDTLKGRVLGPEGDVLRRGLDPQDPPLRSQLRIYEHTLLASGVGALTQKLGPLDPDI
- a CDS encoding TetR/AcrR family transcriptional regulator, which encodes MTRPALELTSKRAEIAEAALRIIETRGIAALTTSALAGELGVSSGAPFRHFANREEILEAVVLRVEERILTTFPPTTAPPLERILALLQARADMVGGSRGIGRLMFSEQFTLALPDIAAARLRSVVTRTQAFLLEALTEAQREGTVRTDLPPQALLAVVFGMLMHLVYSQAAGHGRAGDAADTCATLRTILQPPPAR
- a CDS encoding DUF6448 family protein; the protein is MRKPLFPILLTAVLASLAALPLGAHCDALDGPVVIAAKQALAKGDVNPILAWVKAEDEAQIRAAFARTLKVGALGPEAQELAEAYFFETLVRIHRAGEGAPYTGLKPAGMDFGPAIPAADKALASGDLKPVFELMHGVLKPGLEARFKQARAARSQAPSDPAAGRKAVAAYVDFLHYVDGVYRAAAGGGAHAEGAEAEAPAKPEPHHQH